The proteins below come from a single Chrysoperla carnea chromosome 1, inChrCarn1.1, whole genome shotgun sequence genomic window:
- the LOC123306134 gene encoding uncharacterized protein LOC123306134: MENVKVKIEGLGASNNNNNNNNSLGKCGGSEQISQEELTNNVRVKEEKRYNEDIRSSQQGSSVLNDNPPTNPLNPQQDTVPIVNLPTNSVNPQQRAAPIANFSTDSLNLSQRNNYDELLRDIREIVKEEIRHAFEESARRIGWNRNRRNWRRNRNRRARRQNIMEWGQNREEVWRLDERELRRAFIEMRRGERQMRWAEPDPRFTYYTPTNAYDYYYSNY; this comes from the exons ATGGAAAACGTAAAAGTGAAAATAGAAGGGCTGGGggctagtaataataataataataataataatagtttgggGAAGTGCGGCGGCAGTGAACAAATTTCACAAGAAG aattgacAAATAATGTCAGGGTTAAAGAGGAGAAGCGCTATAATGAAGATATTCGATCCTCTCAACAAGGATCGTCTGTTCTAAATGATAATCCTCCTACTAATCCTCTAAACCCTCAACAAGACACTGTACCAATCGTTAATCTTCCAACTAATTCTGTGAATCCACAACAAAGAGCTGCACCAATCGCTAATTTTTCAACTGATTCACTGAACCTATCACAAAGGAATAATTATGACGAATTACTCAG AGACATAAGAGAAATTGTAAAAGAAGAGATAAGACACGCTTTTGAAGAAAGTGCACGTAGAATAGGGTGGAATCGGAACAGAAGAAATTGGCGTAGAAATAGAAATAGAAGAGCAAGGCGTCAGAATATAATGGAATGGGGTCAGAACAGAGAAGAAGTATGGAGATTGGATGAAAGAGAATTGCGAAGAGCTTTCATAGAAATGAGAAGAGGTGAAAGACAAATGAGATGGGCTGAACCAGATCCTCGTTTTACATATTACACACCTACGAATgcatatgattattattattctaattattaa